The Nicotiana sylvestris chromosome 6, ASM39365v2, whole genome shotgun sequence genomic sequence attattcatgtaccatatttggctgcttccCTTCACTTAGAACTGCAAAATAAAAtaaggggttagtcttaggaacccaaactagtgtGAGTCCCTTTCTCTAGGCAAAAGGATGAAtcaaattctttttagcccaacttggctgcctatttttcccttgaacagAATCTTTGTTCTTTTGCCTTGCCATTTCTTTTGAAGTGCATTCACTTTTATAGTGACCAGTGTTACCACAGTGTGTGAAAATCttgttctcaggaagtgtgaggTACCTGCTTTTTAGATCCCAGTTAGATATAGTGTTCCCAAAGTCAAGTCCTCTTCTGTTGCTACTATGGTGTTCGTGTAGCTATGAAAATGCATCAGAGAACCTGTTCTATTTAGAAGTTCTATCTAGCTCATGCATGACCTATCTTAGATCCTCCTTTAGGATCCTTACCTATTCATCTCTCTTGTACAACTCATTTTTCAATTTCCTACATTTTCTTCTAATATGAGTTGTGTGTGTTCAACTATCTTTTTGCCTGTTTCTAATtttaatttcagatttttaaatctAAGCTCTAGGATAGTTGTGTCAAGTGCATGAACATGGTTCTTTAACACAAtattttcactttcagtttcattaGGCCTAAGTTCCAGGTTTCTGCACTTAGATGTTCCTTTTCATTATTTACATCCTCAAATTCATCAATTAGCTCTAGTAGCAGCTCAAAAACCTTTCTTTAGataaaatttaatcttgtctttgagatgaaagTCACCTACCTCAGTTTCTTCATCAGATTCTctaatggccataagtgcttgttcatcatcatcatcatcatttgaGCTTTATCCCCGAGCAGTACGACCGTAGCCTTGGTTGATCCTTTGTTGTTGCTTTTTTGTTGTGTTAAACCTGTTTCTTCTTTCTGATCCTTCATTCAGCTCGTTCCTTCTTCTATTAAATTTCCCACAAAGGATAATTCTTGATGTGGTGGTCAGTCTTTCCACACTTGTAGCAGCCATCATTGGTTTGCTTCTTAGGAGATTTTGACTTGCTGTAGCTTCCACTTTTTGAAGAACCATTTCCCCTCCTCAAGTACTTCTTGATGTCTTtggtgatcatagccatttcatcatcttccAGATCAGAACCTTCAGTGATTCTGAGTTCCAATCTTCTTTCCTTCTTAGGCACATCCAACTTCATATTTTGTCTCATAAGTCATAGGCAGTAAGATTTCCAATCAATTCATCTAGTGGGAGAGTGGAAATATTTTTTGATACCTGGGTGGTAGTGATCTTGCTCTCCCAAGTGATAGGCAAAACCCTAGTAAGTATCTTCTCGACTCTTTCTTCTTCAGGAATAATCCTTCCAAGCGATTTTAACTCATTTGTCAGTgtagtgaaccttgtgtacatctcttgAATGGTTTCTCCAtcctttatagcaaaattttcatACTGAGAGTACAATAGAGTTTCTCTAGATCTATTCACCTAAGTTGTTCCTTCGTGAGCCACTTGCAGTGTGCCCCAAATTTGCTTAGTAGTGGAACAACCATGGATTCTGCTGTATTCATCTGGACCAAGTTCACAAACAAGCTATTTCTTGGCTTTAGAATTCTTCTCCCGCTTCTTCAAGTCCTCAGCAGTTCAATccgctcttgtctttggcacatcttCTCCTTCTGCATTTTTCTTTAAGGTAGTTAGTGGACAATCAGTGACAATGTCCCATACCTCATAGTCTTCTCCTTGAATATGATCTCTCGatctgttcttccaccaagagtagtacttGCCATTAAAGAGTGGTGGCCTAGCAGTGAATTTCCTTTCCCAGTTtctaggtggtgcactcatcttgatcttctcCTAATGTGTTAGCCTCTttaaggataacctgctctgacactaattgatgttttatacttcagtaccacacaagaggggggagggggtgatttgtgtggtgtccaattttttgtgtgcatagattataaaaggacctggttcttctatgtgttccttatactaatgttgcggaataataaatgcataaagtaaagaacacaagtatttttacgtgaaaaatacctggatcaaaaggtaaaaaaactacgacctactaCTAGTAGGATTTTTCCCAACACTTCAATAAATCACTGAGCTAAAAGCAGTATTTACAAAACTCTGTGTAAACCTCAGGATTACCGCTAACCTTTTGTTGCAACAAGCCTCTagctgttgcgacaacttcaagttaactctaatttGAATACAACACTTAGAGTACCTAGTACAATTGCTTCTaaataaagctgaaaggtacaactcaaaAGCCTTACTACAatgaaactagaataaaagacagacacttggaactggttcttctatctggttcatgtagcttcaggtttgcacacttgaatcacacaggAATTGCTTccaaaatgccttgctattttgctctcaactcaCGTTTAACTTCAGCGTTTGTGCGTGCCTGTAAAATGAGAACATCCTGAAATATATTGAATTAGTAGAAtaggaaataactagagttctaatgctatactcttccttggtggaagagttctagttatcttcaacttctaactcttCCCTTATCTAGAATAGAGTTTTCTTCGAGTAAGGAGACTTTCTCCTTATCACTTATGCTACCTTTTCGTTCAGGAGATATCATATATAACCACTTAACCTTATCTCCTTCACATGCATGCCTTGTGCTCGAATCTGCCCGTGTCTGTATACGCTGTGTATCAACCTGGTTCATGTTTGAGTTCCTTTATCAATAATCAAAACAAACTTCACTTAGGCCAACAATAAGAATTATATATTTTCTATATTAAATTTCACTTTAAACTTTTTGGTGCAAGCTTATGCCTTGATTTTATAGCCACAAAAATGCCAATATCATATTTTAAATCACTTATCTTAAaatctttctttttcaattaaatttgtatcttgtCAAACACTTTCACTTAAAAATAGGATGAAGGGTGTAAGAACTTATGTTTTACATCTCTGAGTCCCTTTCGTAAGCAGTTGACAACATTATGGGTTAGAACACATTGTAAGATGATAGCATACATTTCTTTTATTATAAAACATGCTAAATGTCAACCAACCTGACCATGGATCAAGTGATCACCAACGTATATTAAAAATATGATTCCATGCATGAGACATGATCAAAGGAATATTATGGCAATTCCCTTTTCCCTCTTTTGGGCGGAGGAGTGGGTATTTTCTTTTGGTCACCTATAGTTTGAGAtgtataaagaaagaaaaaggagagCAATTGAGTAGAAAGCAAGCAAAATAAAAGTCGAACTTTGGGGGTCTTTTTTGGGATGTCAAGGCAAGCATCTATGCCTTATTAGTTTTGGCAATTATATTGGCGTATACACATACCCTGACACGCACAACTACAAGCTACTTATAAACTACAAATATTTGAAGAAACATTACATTGGAGTTATGATCGCTTTACACTTTTTTTCCTATCGTGTTTGCAGTTCTTCGATCACACATCTATCCTAGGCAATCAAAGAATCTAATCTTCCAGATATGAGGTATTATATAGCTCCACTACTAAATAACTAATAAGTGAAACCAGCTCAATATTAGCTCAAGAGTCATTACCAGCTATACTTCTCTTTAAATCTTTGAAATATCTATTTTGGAGAGACAGATAAGACATCCCGACATTCGTACGTTTTGATATCACCAATAATAGAGGAGGGGATCATGAAAACTCCATCTCATCATCACTCAATGCTATACATTTTAAGCCTTCTTCTGTGTTTTGCAGCTTTCTTCATTGTAAATACTGGTATGCACATTCCACTCATTACCTACAAAATCCTTTATGATATTGTAATGGCCTTAGGTATCTGCTTTCTTCAAAACCAGGTTATCTTGTCACCTTATTTCAGTAACTTTCAACTTCAAAATGAAGGAGCTCATTTCCTGGTAAAAGCTTAACAACGCCATATTCTCGCATTTCTAAAGAAGCATATATTTTTGCTTTTGCCTAATGTTTGTATAGTGGGGAAAAAATTGTCCACATTTGGTCTGTACAAAAATCTAATGAATACAAGATGAGTGTCGTTTGATTGCACTTTATCATGCATTTAACCGTACTGTATACgaatttttattatatataataatagtgcaatatttaaacacaatTAATGAACTATAATCTGTCATAACAAGTTAGGTATCTCTCTTTTACCTGACTACCAATTAATGTTTTTCTTTTAATCAACTTATAAATAACCTGATTGTGTAAATATTTTTTACATCATtataaatttaaaattatattattattctCATGTCAATTTTAATAGTTGACATTGCAAATTAATGTGATTTGGTGCAGGCGGCATGTTTTGATAAACGTCCTCCATATCTATGATACTAGAAATATACACGATAGGGACAAGTAGTAATTCTAACGTTATTAGGTTACTAGCCTATTACTAGAAGTACGTACTTACTGGTATTATTTGTATTTGTGTGAATGCAGATGCTAGAAAATTAAATGGAAAGGATAACGGCCGGCTACTAGTGTCGAAAAGTTCAGTGGACATTATTGAATCATCAGAAATCAATGGCTTGAGGCGATTTGACGTGTATTTACCTTCAGAGGATTCGTCCAATTCAGGACCTTATGGTGTCAGTTCTCCCTTCAATTTGCCACCTTATGATTCTCTTCCTCCAGTTCCAAATACCCCTCCTTTCTGTCTCAATCCACCTTCACCTTTCACTCTTCAACCTCCACCCAGTGGCAGTTCTAGTAGTGGAGGAGGCCCAATTGTGAATCTACCTCCAACCCCATCATCCACTATCATCCCTACCCCACCCCAACAATATCTTCCTCCTATAATCATTCCCAACCCACCCCAATATTATGAACCTAGTCCTCCCACAACAACTGTTCCAAGCCCAACAGGACCCTTTTTTAGCCCACCTTATTATTACGAGCCCAGTCCACCAAGTTATTATGATCCAATTAGCCCACCCACTGGGCTTTTTCTTCCACCAGTGATTTATCCACCTCCGGCGGTGCCTCCACCACCGCACATAGCGCCGGCCACGGCTCTATGGTGTGTGGCAAAGCCGTCAGTGCCAGACCCAATCATTCAAGAAGCCATGAATTATGCATGTTCATCTGGAGCAGACTGTGACCAGATTAATCCCAGTGGATCATGCTTTCAGCCCAATACTTTATTTGCACACGCCTCTTATGCCTTCAATAGTTACTGGCAGAGAACTAAGGTGGCTGGTGGCACTTGTGAATTTGGTGGCACGGCCATGCTTGTCACCGTCGATCCTAGTGAGTTCCTACGAAATTATTGCAACATTAAAGCAATTGAATTTTACTCACTATAACAGCAAAGTCATAATAAAACTGTTCTTTTGTCATACAACCATTTTGCCTGACTCCTAAtggttttcattttttcttcctTGAACAGGTTATGATGGATGCCAATTCAACTATAACTGAATGGATGatttgattttttgttgtttCATACTACGAGGAATAGTTCAAGAAAAGGAGATCACACCCACCAGAAATTTTTTAACTTTGAACACGATATTTAGGTGGATGCATGCCAGAGTGTGGACTACGCACTCCAACTCTCTTCCGTCTAGGATTAGAAACAACACGTCTTTCCTCGACGAATACCTCTCTCTTCTTATAGTAATTTGATTGAAAATGGAAATGTAATTGCAAATATCATTAATGGGATTTAACATTATCTTGAATTTTGTAATAGTACtactaattaattaaaaatatagcATCTTCTGTTTAATAACTTACGCACTTGCGTCCTATCAAAAGTTAACATAATATTTCCAGACCAAAGAAAGAAATGTAACATCAATGTTATAGTCGTTCATTGcgaattttattttgtttctctAGCACGTGCTTGGATATCTTTTATTTCTTCCTCTGTTTCTTTATAGCATGCACGTCCGCGATGAATTCAGTGCTATAGCCTTTAACTTTATGCAcgtccccttttctttttctctgcTTGTCTCGTACTTAGCCTTGAACTAAGCGCACATGCGGTACTTGGCAATTCGCTCACGTTCTTGCACAACTTACTTACGATCTTACTATGCAAAGTCAGCCTAAATACTATATTCAAGATTGCTAAGGGTGTTAGATAAGAAAGATAACAGAATTTTCCCGAAGAAGATTTTTGCATCGTAGAGAACTTATTGTTTTACTTGGTGATTTATAAATGAATTGCCAACTTTATATACTAATCTCCAAGGGGCTGGCGTGTAAATATTAATTGTTGTACAATTCctaatatttacaagataagggttTTCTCTAGATTTCTCTACAAGGATAGAAGATtctaaggactttcctagcaaatccataaggatctagggtCTTCCAAGGAAAATGTCCATATATCTCTAGAATCTTCCCACAAGTGCTAGCCTTCTTCCTATGTAAGCTTACACACGACATTAAGATATGCCAAATGGCGCCTATGTGGCATAATGATATGGCATgtcatcacactctcccccaccTAATGTTGCGACGATCGCGGCGCAAGGTTGCTGCATAAACTCTCAGATATTATATTTGAATTGCCACAAGTCTTCATACCGTCCCACATGACCTCCTCCTATGATTTTCccttctaatggacgaggaataTAGCGGTTGCTTTTTGCCTTTGTCTTCACCTAGTGTGTTAATCAATGATAGACTCAATCTCTTGATCATGCTAGGCAGTGATAGTAATAAGCGCTTGAATTGATTGCCCCCTACTCATATCATCTTTCTCTTCATGATATGGCTTAAGCATGCTGGCATGGAAGACAAGATAGATCTTGAGATATGGTGGAATGAcaagcttgtatgagatcttgTGCACCTTGGCTATGATCTTAAATGGTCCCTCAAACTTGCGAATCAAATTCTAATGCATGTCCCATAGCTCCTTGAACAGTCTCGGGGTAAATTTTACCATGACCATGTCCCCGACTCTATAGACCATGGGACGTCGCTTGCCGTCAGCAAACTTCTACATAGTTTTAGTTGCCTTGGCCAAGTAGGACTTAGCAATGTCAACTTGGTCCTCCAATCATTAGGCCATATGGTAAGCCCTTAAACTCTTTCCCTCGAATATGGCTGGTAATGAAGgtggagtttgtggttgttggcTCCTGGCTATCTCAAATGGTGTCCGCCCCGTGAAATCACTTAGTTGGAAGTTATAAGAAAATTGGGCGATGTCCAAAAGCCTTACACAATCTTTTGTATGTGCACTCACATAATGCCTCAAGTAACACTCCATTAAAGCATTGACTCGTTCCGTCAGTCCATTTGTGTGAGGGTGAAAACTAGTGGAAAAGCGCAACTCCATACCAAGTATGTCGAACAACTCCCCCCTAAAAGTTTCCAGTAAAATGGTTTCAATCACTGATGATACGACTTGGTAAGCCCCAATGCCTTACCATGTTCTTAAAAAATAGTTTGGCAACTTCCTTGGCTATGCAACCTGGTGAGTTAAGCATGAAAGTgacataattaaaaaatatatccATGACCACTATGATAGTACCATAGCCGTCAGACTTTGGTAGATAAGTGATTAAGTCCACAGTCATATTCTCCCATGAATGCTCTGTAACTGGTAGTAGCTCCAAAAGTCCTCTATGTTGTTACTGCTCGACCTTGTGCTGTTGGCACATAAGACAAGTATGCACATAACACTCTATGTTATCTTGCATGCGCGACCAATAGTAGACTAACTCAACTAAGGTTAGTGCGACGTGGTACTGGATGACCAACCTACATTGTGTCATGTCTCTCCCTTATGATCTACGTCTTGTGTCTCCAAACTTTGGCACGTAAACTCGCTGATCCATAGTAAGAAATAGCCCACCTTCAACCCAAAAACGTCTCGTTTTTCCATGGGTGGCTAACCCCATATGCTTCTTGGCTTCTGGATCATACTGCATGCCTTTTTTATATCATTGACAATTTGCTGAAGTGATGGTAGCAAGCTCCACTTTCCGACTCAAGGAATTGTCTAACATGTTACCTTTGCCCCGATTATACTTTAACACATAATCAAACTCGTCCAAGAAATCCTACCACCTAACCTACTTTGGTGTGAGTTTCTTATGTGGCTGAAAGTAGCTAGTGACCATATTGTCGATCTTGACCATGAAACTCGACCCAAGCAAATAATGTCTCCATGTACCAAGGCAATGGACAATGAAGTCATCTCTTTCTCTTGTATAGTGTAACCTGATCCATCTTTTTCAACTTCTGGCTCTTGAACACTATGGATGCTTATCTTGCATCAGGACACCCCAATGGCAAAGTCTGCTAAGGCAACTATATGCAATTCAAACGTCTTGGCAAAGTCATGTGATGCCAAGACTAGCTCCTCCGTTACAGCTGCCTTAATGACTTCAAATGCCCTTTGACAATGATCCATCCTAACCCATgcttgttcttctttagcaaCTCAGTAGTGTGGCCTTGGATGAGTATCCATTGATGAACCGATGATACTAGTTAACAAGACCAAGGAAGTATCTCAATTCGGTTACCTTGGTTGGTGCTTCCCTCTACTGGATAGCACGTACCTTAGCCTCGTCCATGCGTAGCTCACCACtgctaatgacatggcccaagaacTGAACCTTTGATTGCGCAAACTTACACTTCTGCCTCTTGATTTATAGCTCATTCTCCTTCAAGACTTGAAAACCTTTCTTTAGTGTTCCATGTGATCCTCCAAGGTATTGGTGTCGCACCttctttttaccgcgcccgcggggcgcgtggggagttttctccaattgaaagacagtcgaaacggaatttatttaattatttcagagtcgccacctgggaattttaaggcgtcccaagtcaccgattttaatccctgaatcgaggagaatatgactctgtttattattctgcgaaccagaaatcccgagtaaggaattctgttaatccggaagaaggtgttaggcatttccgaattccgtagttctagcacggtcgctcaactgtttttattattggcttaattatcatgatttttactaaatacgttttattgtatgattttactaccgcttttacttattgtttacaattatataaacgaattacgcttacgtatattcgtattgtataccttttataattacagggatcgtgtcacgcatacgtgtacacaataaaattgtccatgttatagtttttattaaaaaaaatcatatgttcaaaatttaaattaaaatcaggaacatcatcacccttgtatttagacaatgaactgcacatcttgGGTTATATGAAATTACTTTAACATCCttgaaaaaatccttttcttaaatattcgctcgaaattgcgcgtacgcataatccgaatttgcttttatccatataatcaggttacgcgaacgtatccctaattacaccaaatattcttaatggtattatgggttttccacgaattgtttattatatctacacattttatatgaaattcctgagaaattcacatttaagggatgcctttaaattcttttaaatgaattcacaatttattaaatgttgcccgtcgattataatttccgagtataaattatattcatcccgctattcaaattcaaagaaaagaataaaaatatgatttttaacaaatacaacatatatatatgccaaagaatgaattgtatatgaaactaacaaaatgatttatgaagggaagaaatattttttaaacaattttttattaattatttagtgcaaattctatctctaattaccattgatataaagtgttgcaatttgtgcttgtacatctcatcttattctcatatatttgcttttaatctaacaggcctaattattttgttaattctgcttatggttaaatgtaagatatatatataatcaaaccgattggattctcaatttatgtgaacccttgttactaactttcacattataacaatcctaggccatttgttattttaagaaagagaacaaatctacctaattgacttaataaagtgatattgcatacaacattattcgccatatttgacgtttgcaaacatagcggaggatactaatgcaacttccgactattgatgttaaccataatcattattacgtcatatatgaataaaatgcaaccaatcatcatctagccttaatccacaaccaaacaatcgaaatacactaaccacgCATTCCCAGAATACTTTATACCTGTCTAACAATGTCGTAAGACTTAattaatagccaacttcatgccatattccctatcttaacaattcaaccataactatactttaatgaaattctggaataggtaatgttattacaacacttatatgaatttcaaaagagaatgatcaactgataattaacatgtcaagcatacttctatatgaaacaacatgaaacaaaactgaaatttataataacaaacttagataaatggaaaaatagaactgcaattcaagcttcattgatttgtcatgctgaatctctttccaacatagaatttaaaagataagtacctggaaatgaaggtataagaagtaagtttcagcagttgcagcagtaacaaaatactggcagaatatcagtatttccacagatttgagcaataataagacccgaggaacccagatgcacagtaacagtatttttaaagaaacttcagactttaactgaacaatggaatcagataaatccgaacagattcaacgaaaagacaatatttcagatttcagtttcttttctgtttcaaattcctatttctgatttttctgtttctgctgttgtatctgtgtcagattgtgtatgtgtgtgtgaatgttctcttttgatttcttttctgtttcttcttcctcttcagattttcattttctgattttctgcttaATTCTCTTTTTTCTATATCACTCTAGGTATATTCTTTCTCTTCAAAATCTGTATTCAAAATCTGACCTTTCTCCTAATCTCTccttagtttttcttcttttttcagttttaaaatctgtcctccagatcagatttttttttctttctctcgtTCCTTTctgtctgaaagctctcctcaagtcagtcccaatccccctcttttatacaggtctgccccatCATTTTTAAGTGTTTCCtggacccttttctctttttaagttccattaaaaactgcttttaatactttaagtgatcttatcctgattttaagcagccccattaccctttgttccccattattatcttaaactatagccactaacattccactttcagctcACTATTATTATCAGATTACCTTCACTGTTTTACCCCAGAAATGTCCCTGACCTACTATTttctactgttattactgccttaaattcagaatttaacaatacagattttaaaatctgtttaagcagctataaccaatccta encodes the following:
- the LOC104219439 gene encoding leucine-rich repeat extensin-like protein 1, which encodes MKTPSHHHSMLYILSLLLCFAAFFIVNTDARKLNGKDNGRLLVSKSSVDIIESSEINGLRRFDVYLPSEDSSNSGPYGVSSPFNLPPYDSLPPVPNTPPFCLNPPSPFTLQPPPSGSSSSGGGPIVNLPPTPSSTIIPTPPQQYLPPIIIPNPPQYYEPSPPTTTVPSPTGPFFSPPYYYEPSPPSYYDPISPPTGLFLPPVIYPPPAVPPPPHIAPATALWCVAKPSVPDPIIQEAMNYACSSGADCDQINPSGSCFQPNTLFAHASYAFNSYWQRTKVAGGTCEFGGTAMLVTVDPSYDGCQFNYN